A genome region from Gloeocapsopsis sp. IPPAS B-1203 includes the following:
- a CDS encoding acyl-CoA dehydrogenase family protein: MTKKSWGLEAFWGLDYNFDPQWVLTPAQQELQAKIINLCATTLRPNAVESDANLVYPRKNFEALASLGLLGLLVPQKWGGLGENHTCAAMVVEAIARYGCPSTAMCYTMHLGATAAALFRAEHNLELQQVLQRLDRDVFIGTLSYSDPETGSHFWYPVSSKAEKVANGWQITKNASWTTSAGFADWYIVQTTSPEFNGNYSDLSCFLIYADEVQANPAQWDALGLRGNQSGTLLVDNITIPPERMVGLKGDGAASNDETVDPFFLLCSSACWNGIALGAIDIAKRHTTQKKHVDVGMRVADYPTIQDYFGEAIMETNASRNFVFSIAKMMDDITNQCDWSIHQDITAMPRSAYLHWYWQIKFIAAKNVAHVCDKMLHACGGTGFKKELGIERYLRDGKAGWVMGPTNEVLRQFVGKLALLGIDSLDYWNQHVNERVLHNEINKLNLEDKKELAATLLAQVANEEAINNPKVLQETPG; this comes from the coding sequence ATGACAAAGAAATCTTGGGGTTTGGAAGCATTTTGGGGACTAGACTATAACTTTGATCCGCAATGGGTATTAACGCCAGCACAACAGGAATTACAAGCAAAAATCATTAACTTGTGTGCAACAACACTGCGCCCGAATGCAGTGGAGTCTGATGCAAATCTAGTTTATCCGCGTAAAAACTTTGAAGCTTTAGCCTCATTGGGATTACTCGGTTTGTTAGTTCCTCAAAAGTGGGGTGGATTAGGCGAAAATCATACTTGTGCAGCGATGGTGGTAGAAGCGATCGCCCGTTATGGTTGTCCGAGTACCGCAATGTGCTACACGATGCACTTAGGTGCGACAGCCGCAGCCTTATTTCGTGCTGAACACAATCTTGAACTACAACAAGTTCTGCAACGCTTAGATCGTGACGTATTTATTGGTACATTATCTTATTCCGATCCTGAAACAGGTTCGCATTTTTGGTATCCTGTTTCCTCAAAAGCTGAGAAAGTAGCAAACGGCTGGCAAATTACAAAAAACGCTTCCTGGACAACTTCAGCCGGATTTGCAGATTGGTACATTGTGCAAACTACCAGCCCCGAATTCAACGGCAATTACTCTGACTTATCGTGTTTTTTAATTTACGCAGATGAAGTCCAAGCTAACCCTGCCCAATGGGATGCTTTAGGTTTACGCGGCAATCAATCTGGTACTCTGCTTGTTGATAACATTACTATACCTCCCGAAAGAATGGTTGGTCTTAAAGGTGACGGTGCAGCGTCCAATGATGAGACTGTCGATCCGTTCTTTTTGTTGTGTTCCTCCGCTTGCTGGAATGGAATTGCACTCGGTGCGATTGATATTGCCAAACGCCACACCACACAGAAAAAACACGTAGATGTAGGAATGCGCGTCGCAGATTATCCTACTATTCAAGATTATTTTGGTGAAGCAATTATGGAAACAAATGCTTCTCGCAATTTCGTATTTTCTATCGCCAAAATGATGGATGATATTACAAATCAATGTGATTGGTCAATTCATCAAGATATCACAGCAATGCCACGTTCTGCTTACTTACATTGGTACTGGCAAATTAAATTTATTGCCGCTAAAAATGTAGCTCATGTTTGTGATAAGATGCTCCATGCTTGCGGTGGTACAGGCTTTAAAAAAGAACTAGGAATCGAGCGCTATTTACGCGATGGTAAAGCTGGATGGGTCATGGGACCAACCAACGAAGTCCTAAGGCAATTTGTTGGTAAATTAGCATTATTAGGAATCGATTCGCTTGACTACTGGAATCAACACGTAAATGAACGCGTACTACACAACGAAATCAACAAATTAAACCTCGAAGATAAAAAAGAACTCGCCGCAACTCTACTCGCTCAAGTAGCAAATGAGGAAGCTATAAATAATCCAAAAGTACTCCAAGAAACTCCAGGCTGA
- a CDS encoding protein glxC, which translates to MQTIPQQIVIDCTNLTTREINQKLKALAASESIPAKLLNPAGRHNLAVGITQIAIAIDGPVGYYCGGLSDNVNIEVFGDCGWSVGENLMSGNITIHGNASANTAASAHGGKICILGNAGPRAGISLKGATLIVSGNVGYGSAFMMQQGCMIVCGDAGANLADSIYEGAIFVGGEINSLGADAKLEPMNDTDWQLLEQELSALNISARDYNFKKVICAKQLYHFKAKDWGNY; encoded by the coding sequence ATGCAAACAATTCCCCAACAAATCGTCATTGACTGCACCAACCTCACCACCCGCGAAATCAATCAAAAACTCAAAGCCCTAGCCGCCTCTGAAAGCATTCCCGCCAAACTCCTCAACCCTGCAGGAAGACATAACCTCGCCGTCGGTATCACCCAAATTGCGATCGCAATTGACGGACCTGTAGGATACTACTGTGGCGGATTAAGCGATAACGTCAACATCGAAGTTTTTGGTGATTGTGGCTGGTCAGTAGGCGAAAACCTCATGAGTGGTAACATCACCATCCACGGCAATGCTTCTGCCAACACCGCCGCATCTGCCCACGGAGGTAAAATATGTATTCTCGGTAATGCGGGACCCCGTGCTGGAATTTCCCTTAAAGGTGCAACACTTATTGTGAGTGGTAATGTCGGTTACGGTTCAGCATTTATGATGCAGCAAGGATGCATGATTGTTTGTGGCGATGCTGGCGCTAATTTGGCAGATTCGATCTACGAAGGTGCAATTTTTGTCGGTGGAGAAATCAACTCATTAGGTGCAGATGCCAAACTCGAACCGATGAATGACACTGACTGGCAACTTTTAGAACAAGAACTATCAGCACTCAATATAAGTGCTAGAGACTACAACTTTAAGAAAGTCATTTGTGCTAAACAGTTGTATCACTTCAAAGCGAAAGATTGGGGGAATTATTAG
- a CDS encoding FMN-binding glutamate synthase family protein: MDSEKVLKTSSTYTPEAIAAIQERAELGRYMIRGYGAFRNVPRFDDLVFLTTSLTRLPLEGYREKCTTKTLIGTRYAQRPMELDIPITIAGMSFGALSYNAKVALGRAATLLGTSTTTGDGGMLPAEREASSKLVYQCLPSRYGFNPTDLKKADAIEIVVGQGAKPGGGGLLLGQKVNKVVAGMRTLPEGVDQRSPCRHPDWIGPDDLRIKIEELREATDWEIPIYVKMGATRVKDDVKLAVKAGADAIVLDGMEGGTAATQSIFQEHAGIPTLPALVQAVEALQEIGVYGEVQLVISGGIRSGPDVAKALALGADAVSLGTATLIAMGCNKPVYVEDYHKLGTEPYHCHHCHTGMCPVGITTQDAELMQRLPIEEATTYVANYLQSLVMEVQSLARACGKSDVHNLEREDLVALTLEASAMAKLPLAGTDFIMGQS, encoded by the coding sequence ATGGATAGTGAAAAAGTATTAAAAACGAGTAGTACGTACACACCCGAAGCGATCGCCGCAATTCAAGAACGCGCAGAACTAGGGCGCTATATGATTCGTGGTTATGGGGCGTTTCGTAATGTTCCGCGATTTGACGATCTCGTTTTTCTCACTACTTCCCTGACACGACTTCCCCTCGAAGGCTACCGCGAGAAATGCACAACAAAAACTCTAATCGGTACGCGCTACGCCCAACGCCCGATGGAGTTAGACATCCCAATTACAATTGCCGGAATGAGTTTCGGGGCGCTGTCTTACAATGCTAAAGTGGCTCTAGGACGGGCTGCAACCTTACTCGGAACCTCGACAACAACAGGTGATGGTGGGATGTTACCTGCCGAACGCGAAGCATCTTCCAAGTTAGTTTATCAGTGTCTACCTTCACGTTATGGTTTTAACCCGACAGATTTAAAAAAAGCTGATGCAATTGAAATTGTTGTCGGACAAGGTGCAAAACCTGGTGGTGGTGGTTTATTACTAGGGCAAAAAGTCAATAAAGTTGTCGCTGGAATGCGGACATTACCCGAAGGAGTCGATCAGCGATCGCCGTGTCGTCACCCTGATTGGATTGGTCCTGATGATTTAAGAATAAAGATAGAAGAACTGCGTGAAGCAACTGACTGGGAAATTCCTATTTACGTCAAAATGGGTGCCACCCGCGTTAAAGATGACGTTAAACTGGCTGTCAAAGCTGGCGCAGATGCGATCGTCCTTGATGGGATGGAAGGTGGAACTGCTGCAACGCAAAGCATTTTTCAAGAACATGCTGGAATTCCTACACTTCCCGCGCTAGTGCAAGCTGTAGAAGCTTTACAAGAAATCGGCGTTTATGGAGAAGTACAGCTTGTCATTTCTGGTGGTATTCGTTCAGGACCTGATGTTGCTAAAGCTTTAGCATTAGGTGCAGATGCTGTCAGTTTAGGAACTGCGACTTTAATCGCAATGGGATGCAATAAACCTGTTTACGTAGAAGATTACCACAAATTAGGTACCGAACCTTATCACTGTCACCACTGTCATACCGGAATGTGTCCTGTAGGTATCACAACGCAAGATGCAGAATTGATGCAAAGATTGCCTATAGAAGAAGCGACAACTTATGTTGCCAATTACTTGCAATCATTAGTCATGGAAGTTCAAAGCTTAGCCCGCGCTTGCGGTAAATCCGACGTCCACAACCTCGAACGTGAAGACTTGGTCGCACTTACTTTAGAAGCCTCCGCGATGGCAAAACTACCACTCGCTGGTACAGATTTTATCATGGGGCAGTCGTAG
- a CDS encoding amidophosphoribosyltransferase, with translation MCGIAGIIYRQPELYKNLGIDLLQLIQPLETRGPDSCGVGIYSNSVSHNVKILLFATEQVAWEEVKKWLHNQAQVIKFDVIGSGRRIIIDTNNQALDLAEFKHHLATHFPQIHLMSVGQLLEIYKEVGTAENLFQRYQLKDFSGSHGIGHTRMATESVVDTYHSHPFTSAPDLCLVHNGQISNYYKLRFFLEKKGIEFETDNDSEAIAHYIRYQLLQGFSLEQALQNLLNDIDGTYTFLVATSDKIALVRDKFAAKPAVIYETPEMIAIASEYRCFLSLPHYNPNAKISEPDAGEIKIWSTNNTQQSTRFNTNSQLIANS, from the coding sequence ATTTACTGCAATTAATTCAGCCCCTAGAAACACGAGGACCTGATTCGTGTGGAGTAGGAATTTATAGTAATTCAGTTTCACATAATGTAAAAATTCTCTTATTTGCTACTGAACAAGTAGCGTGGGAAGAAGTTAAAAAATGGTTACACAATCAAGCTCAAGTGATTAAATTCGATGTTATTGGTAGCGGTAGACGCATCATTATAGACACAAATAATCAAGCTTTAGATTTAGCAGAATTTAAGCATCACTTAGCGACTCATTTCCCGCAAATACACCTAATGAGTGTAGGGCAACTATTAGAAATTTATAAAGAAGTGGGCACAGCAGAAAATTTGTTTCAAAGATATCAATTAAAGGATTTTTCAGGAAGTCATGGAATTGGACACACTCGCATGGCAACCGAATCTGTTGTAGATACCTATCACTCGCATCCATTCACCTCAGCACCAGATTTATGCCTGGTACACAATGGTCAAATCTCTAACTACTACAAACTGAGATTTTTCTTAGAAAAGAAAGGCATCGAATTTGAAACTGACAACGATTCCGAAGCGATCGCCCACTACATTCGGTATCAACTCCTGCAAGGCTTTTCCTTAGAACAAGCCCTCCAAAATCTCCTCAATGATATCGACGGCACATACACATTTCTCGTCGCTACCTCCGACAAAATTGCCCTCGTCCGCGACAAATTCGCTGCCAAACCAGCAGTCATTTACGAAACCCCAGAAATGATTGCGATCGCCTCCGAATACCGCTGCTTCCTCAGCCTCCCCCACTACAATCCCAACGCCAAAATCTCCGAACCCGACGCCGGAGAAATCAAAATCTGGTCAACCAATAACACACAGCAATCAACTCGATTCAATACTAACTCTCAGCTAATAGCTAACAGCTAA